A window from Rhinolophus sinicus isolate RSC01 linkage group LG01, ASM3656204v1, whole genome shotgun sequence encodes these proteins:
- the MIS18A gene encoding protein Mis18-alpha → MAGVWRQGSCKGCSSTSCACGNKGSWNEPSPLSQRLLEDSSRHQLLQKWTSMWNSLSGDGSVACAERTRCTEAAEPAEEEDRPLVFLCSGCRRPLGDSLSWVTCQEDTNCILLRCVSCNVSVDKEKVLSKRENENGCILENLYCTGCSLNLGYIYRCTPSNLDYKRDLFCLSVEAIESYVLGSSEKQIVSEDKEVFNLESRIEIENSLKQMEDVLKALQTKLWEVESKLSFTSCKS, encoded by the exons ATGGCGGGTGTTTGGCGGCAGGGTAGTTGCAAAGGTTGCTCCTCTACCAGCTGTGCGTGTGGCAACAAGGGCTCGTGGAACGAACCGTCGCCGTTAAGCCAGCGACTCTTGGAAGACTCAAGCCGCCACCAGCTGCTGCAGAAGTGGACGAGCATGTGGAACTCCTTGAGCGGGGACGGGTCTGTGGCCTGCGCTGAAAGGACGCGGTGCACGGAGGCTGCCGAGCCCGCCGAGGAGGAAGACAGGCCACTGGTGTTTCTGTGCTCCGGCTGCCGGCGGCCGCTGGGCGACTCGTTGAGCTGGGTGACCTGCCAGGAGGACACCAACTGCATCCTGCTGCGCT GTGTTTCCTGTAATGTGTCTGTGGATAAGGAAAAGGTGCTATCCAAAcgtgaaaatgaaaatggttg CATTCTGGAGAATTTGTACTGCACAGGGTGCTCACTCAATCTTGGCTACATATACAGATGCACACCTAGTAATCTAGATTATAAGAGGGACTTGTTTTGCCTCAGCGTTGAAGCCATTGAAAG TTATGTTTTAGGGTCCTCTGAAAAGCAGATTGTGTCAGAAGATAAAGAGGTTTTTAATCTTGAAAGCagaattgaaatagaaaattccCTAAAGCAG ATGGAAGATGTTTTGAAAGCATTGCAAACTAAGCTGTGGGAGGTTGAGTCAAAATTGTCCTTTACCAGTTGCAAAAGCTGA